The Coffea arabica cultivar ET-39 chromosome 6e, Coffea Arabica ET-39 HiFi, whole genome shotgun sequence genome contains the following window.
GCTATCTaagtggtccccacacatgtggacaaagtctccaaattgtttcttgttccaagtctctctacgttgctttctttgagGAGCCCCAAATGACTAAATATCTTTCACTAGCTTTGTggtcccccaccaattcaagggcccaagggttgaagcccttagaagtcttCATTTTCTCTataaagtccctcctttttggtagttttctgttTCATTCCTGAAATTAACTCCAGATACCAAATAGAAGTAGATATCACCAATTAACACAATAAATAGCAGGgataaaaggggaaattaataataaaattactatcAAATACTGCCCTATCAGACCTCCCCTAAGGTTACTAATCTtttgcaaattcagtccaaacgattaaaatattgttttagggagtgaaattagaattttttaccaaatttgtcctttgtactacatgtccAACGAATGACAAAatactacaaatcaattaacaattaataaactttaaggagtatagtttataggcaaatacgcattacctatttaaagtaccggctctttatgggtattttacttttaaacatttaatttaatacaaatatttacgctcaaatacatatttgtatttactttcaaatatttaatttttgttaatataaaaactaccaatctctcttccgtaaaaatattaatataacactttttcaattttagttacaaacatttatgtatttaatataaattatatgattcacaataaaatgcccataaagagccaatactttactcatttaatggatgaaagccataaagaattaatactttatgggtcatttctttttttaaaaaaatatttaatttatattaaataaataacctaccgATTTCATTTTTGCAcaaatattactgtaacactttttgaattttatttacaaacattgatatatttatcataaattaaatgtttgaaagtaaaatatccaTAAAAAGTCGAtactttaaatgagtaatgcgtgtttgcccataaagagccggtaactatttaaagtaccggttttttacgagtattttactttcaaacatttaatttaatacaaatatttacgctcaaatacaCATTTgcatttactttcaaatatttaatttttgttaaatacaaaacccaCCAACctctcttccgtaaaaatattaatataacactttttcaattttagttacaaacatttatgtatttaacataaactaaatgattcagaataaaatgcacataaagagcgaatactttactcatgtaatggattaaaaccataaaaaattaatactttatgggccatttctttttttaaaaaaaatatttaatttatattaaataaataacctacagatttcctttttgcaagaatattactgtaacactttttgaattttacttacaaatattgatatatttatcataaattaaatgtttgaaagtaaaatacccgtaaagagtcggtactttaaatgagtaatgcgtgtttgcccataaattatactccttaaagtttattaattgttaattgatttataaTACTTTGTCAGTCATTGGATATGTAGCACAAAGGGCAAAtctggtacaaaattctaatttcactccctaaaataatattttaatcatttggactaaatttgcaaaggattagtaacctcaggggaggtcagtgtaatttttcaaaccacagaggaggtcagtgcaaatgtcagatacctcaggggaggtttctgcaattatcccttttcATAATTACAATTCAACTGATAAGATTTTTTTCCGATCTCTGTCGTAACATCCGCAATCAATCTGACAATTTTCGAACCAATCTTATGGTCCAATCCTCACAAACTAGACACTTCATTACCAATCTTGTGGTCTAACTGGATCAACTAATTTCTTCGCAGTTGTTAGGCTTGGATTTGAACCCaacggttggtgggataaaatccaaacccaacagcAGCAATTTTTATACTCTAATTTTGATAGCCAAAAACACCCACAATTAACCCTTGTAATCGGGTCAAGTCGTCAATGTGTATAGGCACCCCAAGATCAATTTCTTGAACCCAAAATTCTGATACCAAATGTTGATTGACAAATTAATTGTGAGGTGGACAAATAAAGTGATGGACTTGGTTGAAATCAATTGTGAGGTGGATAAATTAATTGAAGGTTGTCGTACTACTAAAGTTGGTGCAGCTATTAGTGTTGAAAAACTAAAGGAAAAAGTATGGTGATGTTGAAAACCTCAGAGGTAAAAATTatgattttctagttttgcAAGATTGTATTAGTGACATGAGTGAACTGAATTATGGAGCATTGGATGGAGTATGGGTGAACATATTTGAACTTTTGGATAGAAGTgatcaaaacaattaaattgTTCAACAAGTATAAGTTTTGTCCACTAGCACGTGTAAAGATGAAATTGAAAATCTATTGCAAGTTGGTGTTGAATGTTGTTCATATTGCGACTGAATTTTTCATGGAGATTCAAACTCGTGATGGCATTAGAGATGACAATATCAAGAGTTTGGTTTAAGGGAGGCAATAaaggaaattaaaccaaattgcatttggtttcttaattCTTTTTGGCGTCTTGTTTGTTTAGTTTCCATATTGGATTAAGAAATCTAAAATCAGTTTCCAAGTAAGTTTCAATTTACAATTGTAtttattttaggaaattttggaatttaTAAATACTACCAGTCTAGTAGGTTATTACTAGAAGAGTTGAGTTAAGTTGTAAGAGTACGTTTGAGATAAAATCTCATAGTTAAGATTTGTGAGTTGTCGTGAGCGAAAGGCTACGactttatattattattattgagtTTTGGATTAATAAATTATTGAGTTTTGTTGTGCGTTAATTGTCCTCCTCTTcccatatatttttatatgtgcTAAAATTGCTTCCGCCGtgagcgttttttttttttttgtgccaacactctctctctctctcctcatcGTTTTACTCTTTCACTTGTCATTTAGTTTAACTAATTGAACATTTAGCCACACAGCAATGTGAAAAACTGGGAATCATTCAAATGCAGAGAATTGAAAGACTAGATTACTTACAGACAGTGGAAGTGAGAAAAGTTGCTGCTTCTCAATCTTTTAGAGCATACTATGTAGAGGTTAACGGGAAGTTGAAATTCAAACTTGTGAAGAAGAGTGACTTGGAatttaaataactaaaaatgcAGTCTTATTACATGCCTCTTGGTTTTACCAGACAAAAGAGACGTAAGGGAAACCTGGGCAAAATGACAGACTACTTATCCAATATTCTTGGAAAAGATAATCAGATTAGGCAACCTTGAAACACTAGACAACCTTATAAAAAATCATCTTGCAGTCTAAATAAAATCAAACATTGGTTTTCTGGTAGCCTTCAGCATTAAGGTGATCTCACAATCTTTTTTCTGAATCTCTTCAAACATACTGCTCATCAACTTACTCATTGATCTCTATCTGAAAAGGTTGGAGCGCTTGACCCATTTGTTAGACTTTCACGTCCAGATTGTTGCGGCTGATCATAACTCACCTGCAACAGGATTTCAGCAAAGTATTAAACCACATGATTGATTATCCAAAAAGATCAGTCTTTAGAAATAGTTAAATTATAAGCCAGCCATGCAGAGTGTGCCACGGAAAAAATAGACAGATATAATGGACACAGGATCTCGTCTGCTTTCAGATAGGTAGAGATATTCAAACAATTCCAACGTTATATTGTCCGGACTCTTTGGAAATAGTGACATTTTGTTTGGTTTATCTAGAATTCAGCAATTATTTGCCCTTTTACTTTGAAAATTACCTGAGAGGCACATTTTGGGGTTTCTCTCACTAGGGTTGCTGGACTAGGAATGATGCCTGACATTCGTTCTTCTGCTAGAGTCCTTAACCTATCAAGTTCAGGTAACACCACAGTACGAAGATCTGGTCTATCTTTACGCCTTAGTTCTGTGCATTTAAGAGCTAACTTGGCAAAATTCAGGGCCTCCTCTACTGGCCAGTCTGGAACAGCTGGGTCAAGCATATCAGCGAATTTCCCCTTCTCAATGGCCCTCTGAACATGGTGAGTCAAACCCATGGGAGGTTTTGCTGTAATAATTTGAAGAAGCATGACTCCTAATGAATAAATATCCGATTTTATTCCAAGCATACCAGTTTGCTGGTACTCGGGATCTATGTAACAGAATGTTCCGGCTGTGGATGTCATAAGGTATTGTGTTACAGTATCAGCTACAGAAGGAGGGACAAGCCTTGCTAAACCAACATCACCGATCTTGCTTACATAGTTTCGATCAAGCAAAATGTTGGCTGGTTTTAGATCCCGGTGAACGAGTGGTTCTGGCTTTGTCTGGTGGAGGAAAAGGAGGCAAGTGCCAATCTCTGCTGCTATTCGGAACCTTAATTGCCAAGGAAGCACTGGGGTCTGTCCTCGCCGGAAGAGACGATCATCTAAGCTGCCATTTGGCATGTACTCATACACGAGGCAACCATACTCTGGGCATGCTCCTAGTAGGAGAACCATGTTCGGATGTCGTATACAACTAAGAACTTCAACCTATATCAACatagtacaaaagaatatgaGAAAGACATCACTAGTGTGTTTCAGTAAAACTATTTGTTGTAATTTGATTCCTTCAGAGGATGTTAGTGCTTAATTCTGGCATTAGGGCCTGAAGATTTATCGATTTCATGCATTAAAATGTACGTACAGATGCTGCAGAAGGTTGTGCATCTTTATCAAATTTTGCTTGAATCTGTTATATATTTTCAGCATGTTCGTATTATTTCATTGGTCAGTATATGCATGTTTCGtccttttaatttttgttacatAGCTGTAGTTGGATGACTGATGTTCTAAGGGTAGTCAAACATGCCTAAGTATATTTAAGTCCCATACCTCTTGCTGAAACTGTGCCCTTCCTTGAGATGCGTCAGGACGTAGTACCTTTATTGCAACAGGTGTATGATCTAGGTTACATTTGTAGACTGGTCCATATCCACCTTCACCAATTTTTCGAGACTCTGAGAAGTGATCCGTTGCTGTTTCAATTTCATCTATGGTGTATCTCCGGTATCTAACATCACCATGTGCTAGCGTATGCAGTActctttttctctcctcttCTTCTCTGAGTGCCTTCATTTCtgcattctttcttttttgtgctTCCAGTTCTGCAATCCTCTGAGCTGCTTCAGCTGCCTCAATGGCTACCTTACACttggccttttctttttctgcaatTGCTAGTGCTGCTTCCTCAGCTAATCGTGCCTCTTCTAGCTTCTGCTGTTCCTCCATTTTCCAACGTTGAAGCTCTAATGCCTAGAgcaaatattttaaatttacttTGGCCATTTCCAATTTGGCTGATAAAATTCttatatctttgacttcttgtGTATTTCGTGCAACGAATGGAGATCTTATTGCACAAggagtttgaaaattttgaattgcaAAAGTGCTCACCTTCTGTTTTGCTAAGAGTGCTTCTTTGCATGCTGTGCTATACATCTCCATTGTCTGCTTGAGCTCTTGCTTGAGCCTTCTCATCTCAGCTTCTACATCCTCCTGTGCGTAAGATACGCagcttaagtcattgtttaatAAATGCTCTATTTATCATCGTTGCTTTGGAAAGGCCTATGTTGTTAGTGGTGCATCTTCTAGTAACTTTGAAGGTCCTGAAAACCTTCATCTATACCCCTTACCCCAGATAAGATTTCTTACCTTCTTTGAAGAAGTAAAAATTTTCTCTTGGTCATATCAAACCACTGAAAATAAAAAGCAGAAACCACAAGAACGAAGGCAAGGAAAAAAGCAAGTGAAAGATGTATGTTTGGAACATTACCTGATGTAAATGTGAATTAACGTAGAGAAGAAACCTTAGTTCTTATTCCTGTCTGGAGGGTTTAAATCTCGTAGTGGAGTGAATGTTCAATGGCTTACAATATCACACTATATCAATGTTCAGTAATCGACTACCATATAAGAAATTAGTTGGGAATATTTTGTGTTGGAAGTTAGGCATTGTGTTAATTACACAAAATCTCTTTCCTAAAAGGCCTGACTAACAATCTTTGGTCTTGGTGTCTTGCGATCTTCATATGACCAATAACACTGATCGGCCTTTATAGTATGATGATTACCTGAGTAATTTCTATGTCTTATGCTATTACCTTGAACTTGTTACACAAAGTGTGAATTAAGTAGTTATTGTCCATTAGTAAAGCATTTCAAGTTTAAATCATGCTTAAAGCTTGAAGTGGTTTTTGTTGTCTGCCAAGTCTTTCACAAACTTGAATTCTACTCCTGTACTACATTGTTTGTAAGATTGGCTCAGAAACTTCATCTGTAAATCTCATTGGGTCACTAATGCTACTTCTGTATGGTGGAGAATATGCATGTAACACAAATAAATTTCTTTTTGtcctttgaattttatttttttgttggaGATTGATAAGACAGTATTCACTACTAACTTGGTTTCGCAAGACTACTTTATTTTCGGTTGATGAATTAACAGTATTGGGTATCAATGCGCATACCTGACTCTGGCTGGATGATGACGACCATGATATGCTGCCATTTTCGTGTGTTCTGGATGGAAATGTACCAGAACCGCTTGTATCAGGTGTCCTTGGCCCTGAGAATGATGAACCAAAATTCGATGTATTCTCTGTTTCAGAGCCATTTGAAAGACGAGGGGGAAATGCCATGTCCTGAATGTCAGGTAAAGGGAACAAGTGATCCATGCTGGACCTGCCCGAACTGATAAATGATATGTCGCTATCTGGCAATGAGAAGTCTCCAGATGACCTATTCTGAGTTTTGCCTCTAGTAAATGGTGACCTGAGCAAGGGTAGTAAGGTACGGTTACTGTATGTCTTAGCCTTCATTTGCTGGAAATCAATCAAATGATTTGTTTATTCACTTTCATCGCATTTCTTTTGCAGGTATTGGTTGAAATGTGGGTTCCACACAACTTTTACCCATGCAGATTTAAGAATTCTAATGCAGGACCAAACATCTTAATGATTTTGAATGTGAGATGCCTAATACCGTCATTCTGTTTGTTCCTTATGTAGAAAGTGAAAAGCAGTCATTTCTTGATATATGCACAACTCACTTGATTGAGTCCATATCTTCAGCCAGAGTTCGTGGGGCAATCGGTGATTTATCATGAGAAAAACCTGTTCAAGTTGAGTGATGCATTTAGTTCCTCTACCTGTACTAAAACCATAATTTAGACATGGCAAAATTGCAGAACCAGACCTCTTACTCCACTGCCATGCATCAGACGTGCATCAGAAAGGACAGGATTTGTCGTGCCTTGATTTTGCCCTTGGCGAGGCGGTGGATTTGGAACTGGACAGGAGGCAGCCCTTACTGATGAGAGTTTTCCTTTTGAGATGGTATAAACATTGCAAAAATCTGGTGCCACCTTGGAAACAGTGGAAGCGACGTCATTAGTCTTGAATCTGCTGCGTCCAAAGATTTGTTAGTAACGAGGTACAAAAATAGCATCACACTTATGCTTCATCAGGGGAAAAGGGAAATAGCAACACTAATGCTGCTAGTCGAGTAGTTGCTAGATGATAATATTTCTACTATCTTCATATTGTTTTGAAGAATGGTTGATTCAGTTAGACCATACAAGTAGAGTGAGATTGAATTAATGGaactttttaatttcttttggtaCCAACCCTGAAGTCACCTTCTTTGAACATTTCTGCAGTGTGTGGTGTAGGCACCAGATACAAGGTAAGAGTGAACTATATGGGTTCTAATGCTTTCAACTGGCTTTTCTGACAAATGAAAAGTATTGCCTTTGCGTGTCTGCATGCATGTGCATTGTGTGAGTGTTTATGGTTATAAAAAGCTCATCATGGCATCTATGGTTCTTGATATAGGTTTGATTCTAGGAATAGACCTGCATTTTGAGGCTCTCTAACCAAAATTGAAGTGATTGttaataaaagaaaggaagaaggatCAAGTATCTTGCAGAAAGTTACTTCTCTTAAAAGTTTCCAGCATAGCTGATCTTAAACAGAAACAGGTGTTCACATCTGTATGTATCTCTGAATTTAATTATTTGGATAGTAAGAAAGTAGATAAATGGGGCAAAGAAGTAATTTACCGAACAAATGCACTCTTTGATGGAGCACTAAGCACCAAATTCTCAACGAAGTTTGCCCTGACATAGTCACATATGCCTTTTGCTATGTCCAAATCCTCAATCATGACTTCATTAACTCGTATCTGTTGCAAGATAACTAGTCAAATTCTAAAAGCTTGCTACCTAAACATAAAAAGGAAATTTATGTTGATCAGGTAAAGGCATCCAAGAGGGGTTTTGGGTTTAAAGAATGGACTGAAAGATATCATATGTTGAATCAGGGAACTTAGATGTGGGTTTTTCATAATCTTTTTAATCGATGATTCTTGAGAATGAATGGTTAACTTTCTCTCTTGGACACTTTTTGGGTTCAATTACTAGGTCTTTTCTAAACTTATGTAGGTATTCTAtgatttacttctttttttgcAGTACATGATGAAAtcctattctttctttcttttcacttcttgtagcaagtcaagaaaagaaataagtaaCCAGCATAATTCAGAACTTCAAAATATATAGCAGATCTTACATCCTTGCGAGTGCAGAAGCAGCGGAAGGGAAGGAACAACTCCTTGGATTGGCCATCAGCATCTTTATATGATCTTTGAATGCTATCATTAGCATCAGCAAGAGCAATGTGGCTCACCACTGCAACAATGataaaaattttggaattcctAATGAGATTTTCCAAGATGAATATCGAAAAATCTTACAACATACAAGCATGAAACGTATGCTTGCATATTCGTCCAGTATCTGTAAACCCCCGAGCAGAAACTGTTACCATGCTGCAGACATTATTAATACATGCAGAGCAGGTATCTTTGAGTTTTAAGCATTGTGTCCAACAGCATAGTTTGGACTGCATGATTATCAGTCAGAATTAAATGTTGAGAATTGCTTGTTTTCTTTGGAGTATTGACCATAAGCTTAACTTTCTCGA
Protein-coding sequences here:
- the LOC140009987 gene encoding U-box domain-containing protein 35-like, with product MVCVAIDKDKGSQYALKWAVDNLVGKGKYVTLIHVKQKQPSSASLVSHIALADANDSIQRSYKDADGQSKELFLPFRCFCTRKDIRVNEVMIEDLDIAKGICDYVRANFVENLVLSAPSKSAFVRRFKTNDVASTVSKVAPDFCNVYTISKGKLSSVRAASCPVPNPPPRQGQNQGTTNPVLSDARLMHGSGVRGFSHDKSPIAPRTLAEDMDSIKSPFTRGKTQNRSSGDFSLPDSDISFISSGRSSMDHLFPLPDIQDMAFPPRLSNGSETENTSNFGSSFSGPRTPDTSGSGTFPSRTHENGSISWSSSSSQSQEDVEAEMRRLKQELKQTMEMYSTACKEALLAKQKALELQRWKMEEQQKLEEARLAEEAALAIAEKEKAKCKVAIEAAEAAQRIAELEAQKRKNAEMKALREEEERKRVLHTLAHGDVRYRRYTIDEIETATDHFSESRKIGEGGYGPVYKCNLDHTPVAIKVLRPDASQGRAQFQQEVEVLSCIRHPNMVLLLGACPEYGCLVYEYMPNGSLDDRLFRRGQTPVLPWQLRFRIAAEIGTCLLFLHQTKPEPLVHRDLKPANILLDRNYVSKIGDVGLARLVPPSVADTVTQYLMTSTAGTFCYIDPEYQQTGMLGIKSDIYSLGVMLLQIITAKPPMGLTHHVQRAIEKGKFADMLDPAVPDWPVEEALNFAKLALKCTELRRKDRPDLRTVVLPELDRLRTLAEERMSGIIPSPATLVRETPKCASQVSYDQPQQSGRESLTNGSSAPTFSDRDQ